CATACGGTTTAAGATACTCATCATCTTTTCCACATCCGCTTCATTGACCGGCTTAATGGCACGGGTATATTTAGAGTTCGGGTATTTGATAAAGTTAAATTTATAATCGCAATCCTTACCGTTCAGTGTATTACCGGTTTTCACGTCTTTCAGTTTCACGGCAGCACCGATATCACCAGCTTGCAGTTCTTCCACCTTGACACGGTTACCACCGGCTACCACATAGATTTGTGCGATACGTTCCTTCGAGCCACGGTCGGCATTCAGCAAATCGTCTCCCTCATGAACTTTACCGCTCATTACTTTAAAATAGGAAACTTCACCAATATGCGGTTCCACACTTGTCTTGAAGAAATAAAGAGATTCCGGTCCATTGACATCCGGAGCCACTTCTTTACCTCCCGTATTTTGTACCTTCGGCATTTCAGATACAAAAGGAACAACGTTGCCCAAGAATTCCATCAAGCGGCGAACGCCCATATCTTTCCCTCCGCAGACGCAGAATACAGGGAACATACCCCTGGCGATCAATCCCTTACGGATACCTTCACGCATTTCGTCTTCTGACAGGGAATCTTGCTCGAAGAATTTCTCCATCAGATTTTCATCATTCTCGGCTGCAGCTTCTACCAATGCTTTGTGCATTTCCATGGCCTTATCCATTTCTTCTGCCGGAATATCTTCGATTGTCGGAGCCCCTCCTTCAGGTTTCCACGAGTATTTTTTCATCAACAATACGTCAATCAGTGCATTAAAGCCCGGACCGGTAGCTATCGGATATTGAATAGGAACAACCTTAGAACCGTATGCTTCTTTCAGCTGTTCGAGGATATTATCATAATCGCATTTTTCATTATCAAGCTGGTTGACTAGAAAAATAACAGGTTTATTCAGCTTTTCTGTATAACGGAAGTGATTTTGTGTACCGACTTCGACGCCGTATTGGCCATTGAGAAGGATGATTGCTGTGTCGGTCACATTTAGTGCAGTCACTGTGCTGCCTACGAAGTCGTCCGATCCCGGACAGTCAATAATATTAAGTTTTTTGTTATTCCATTCTACATGGAGAACGGTGGAGAAAACGGAGTAACCATACTCTTGTTCAACAGGAAAATAATCGCTAACTGTATTTTTTGCGGCAACAGATCCGCGACGTTTTATAACACCACTCTCGAAAAGCATCGCTTCCACGAGAGTGGTTTTCCCAGAGCCAGAACTTCCCAACAAGGCAATGTTCTTGATTTCATTAGTCTGATATACTTTCATAATATATAAGATTTTAGTAATTACTCAGTATGTTTCTCACATACCATTAATTTTGTGATGCGCAAATTAGGGATTAATTGGGGGAAAAGCAACACTTATGGCAGTGTTACTAAACAATGTTATGTAACACATCTTTAACATGAACATTTTTGAACCGGGTTAAAAATTATTTTCGCATGTCTATAAACTAATTTCATAGTTGCAACAAGTAATCCGGCACGATGTTATTTTTAGTTGTTTTCCTTTCATACAATAGTTCCCCCGTTACCTAATCAGTTTTCGTTTGACAGTTGTCAAGCGATAGTTCAACAATTGTCATTCTATCGCTTGACAACTGTCAAACGAAAACCCGGCTACAAGTTCGAATCTTATTTATAAAAAAAAAGATCTTAAATTCAGCATTGCAGGAAATTATCTTCTACTAATCGATGGGAGAATTATCTATTTAGCGTATTCCTACCCCACTATAAATAATTTCCGTCAACAGCTTTTTTTTGATATATCTAATAATAGTCTTACTTTTACACCCACAAACCCAAACAGCATAGCTATGGCAGGTATCTATCTTCACATTCCTTTTTGCAAAACGCGCTGCATCTACTGCGACTTCTACTCAACCACTCGCAGCGAACTCAAAACCCGTTATGTACAGGCTCTCTGCCGGGAGTTGGCGATGCGTAAAGAATACCTGAAAGGAGAAGATATAGCAACTATTTATTTCGGTGGCGGAACCCCGTCTCAACTGGAAAAAGAAGATTTCGAACTGATATTTGATACTATCCGGGAGCACTACGGATTGAATCATTGCCAGGAAATCACTCTGGAAGCTAATCCGGATGATTTATCGCAGGAATATCTGGAAATGCTTTCCTCACTTCCTTTCAACCGTCTCAGCATGGGAATACAGACTTTTGATGACGCTACGCTCAAACTATTGAGACGACGCCATAATGCCCGTACAGCCATCGAAGCAATTGACAGATGCCGGAAAGCCGGTTTCCAGAACATCAGTATCGACCTAATTTACGGATTGCCCGGAGAAACAAAAGAACGATGGGAAAACGATCTCCGCCAGGCTATCAGTCTAAATGTAGAACATATCTCCGCCTATCACTTGATTTATGAGGAAGATACACCTATATATAATATGTTAAAACAACATCAGATATCCGAGGTAGATGAAGACTCCAGTTTAGAATTTTTCACATTACTGATAGAGCATTTGCAGAAAGCAGGATTTGAACACTATGAGATTTCCAATTTCTGCCGCCCCGGAAAATATTCCCGCCACAACACTTCCTATTGGAAAGGAATACCTTATCTGGGATGCGGGCCATCAGCACATTCTTTTGACGGAGCGACACGGGAATGGAATGTGTCTTCAATCGACACCTATATAAAAGGTATAGAAGAAGGCTGCCGTGCTTTCGAGACAGAGCATCTGGACCCAACCACCCGCTACAACGAATTTATTATCACTACCATACGCACAGTATGGGGAGCACCTATAGAGAAACTGAAACAGATGTTCGGCAATGAAATGTGGGAGTATTGTCAACAAATGGCTGCACCTTATCTGAAAAATGGTAAACTGGAGGAATACAACGGAGCTCTGCGCTTGACGCGTGAAGGTATTTTCATTTCCGACAGTATAATGAGTGATTTACTTTGGGTAGACTAACCAAACAAAAAGCCGATGACCGAATCAGAAGTAAGAAAGTTATTGCGGCAAATGAAAGAACTGGATTCGCAAACTGCTTTCCGAGACTTTTACAACATGACTTACGACCGTCTCTTTCGTATTGCCTATTACTATGTGAAACAGGAAGAATGGTCGCAGGAAATCGTTCTCGACGTATTCCTGAAACTATGGAAGCAACGCAGCAATTTGCTTGATGTGAGAAACATTGAAGATTATTGTTTTATTCTCGTCAAAAATGCTTCGCTCAATTATCTGGAAAAAGAATCAAGACATACGCTCATTCATCCCGATTCTCTGCCGGAGCCTCAAGAACAGAGTTATTCGCCGGAAGAATCGCTCATCAGTGAAGAGCTGTTTGCTCTTTACGTAAAAGCACTCGACCGGCTTCCGGAACGTTGCAGGGAAGTATTCATCCGCATCCGTGAAGAAAAACAGAGTTACGCACAAGTAGCAGAAGAATTAGGCATCAGCATGAATACAGTGGACGCACAACTTCAAAAAGCAATCACACGTTTAAAAGAGATGATTAGCCGGGCTGAAATAGATTAACATTCTTTTAGACAAAGAGCGTAGGGAGTTTCTGTCACCCTCCGGTCTTTATCAACAAATAAGTCAATCAATCACTAAAAAAGACAGAAAATGAAAAAGCTAAATGACGCAAACATGAGAATCTTTGTCCTTCTATCAGTTTGTCTGTGCCTGTTTTCATGCAACAATGACAACGACAATTTACCGAAGGATTATGCAGGATTCGAACACTCGAAGGAAACAGTAGAATGTGAAAGCAACAAATCCGAATGTGAGTTGAAAATTAAAATTGTTGCAACAGAAAAAACAAAAGAAGACCGGACGGTAGTACTTGCCACACCTCCTCCGGTAGTAGGACAAGCCGCAGTCGTACAGCTGACAGAAAAAAAAGTAATCATCAAAGCGGGTAAGAAGTCAGCAACAACTGTCATAAAAATCTATCCTAAACAGATGATATTGAAGAAGCAGAATGTCACTTTATCCTGTACTCCCCAGTGGAAAGAAGGTGGAGTCAGCAAGTTGACCATTCTGTTGAAACGAAAATAACAGATCAAGAACAATACAGAAAAAAGATGAAATACACCGATACGGAATTAGAAGAAATACTGAACAAGCTCGTCGCTTCCACACGTTCACCGCGAGGACGGTTTTCAGCAACAGCCAGCTACCCGGAACTAGAGAAAAGACTGAAGTCACATACCCGGTGTCTGACACTGATACATACTTTCTCGGCAGCGGCGGCAGTAGCTCTACTTTGTCTATCGGTATGGACAGCCTATTTATATATGCAACCAGTCACGATACAAACGGTTTCCACCTTGGCAGAGACACGCACAGTCTGTCTTCCTGATGGCAGCACCGTCACTCTCAATCATTATTCTTCGCTTTCTTATCCTGAAAAGTTCAAATCGGACAAGCGGGAAGTGGAGCTAAATGGAGAGGCTTATTTTGAAGTAAGCAAGGACAAGAAACATGCGTTTATCGTGCAGACTGAAACGATTGACGTTCAGGTGTTTGGAACTCACTTCAACGTAGATGCCTATCATAACAATCCGGATGTAAAGACAACGTTATTGACAGGTTCGGTAGCAGTCAGCAATAAAAGCAAATCAGTTCGTGTGATTTTGGAGCCAAACGAGATTGCTATATATAATAAGGTGGAAGAAAAACTCACCCGCAAAGTTCTAGCAAATGCAAAAGATGAAATTTCCTGGCGACAGGGAGAGTTT
The Bacteroides luhongzhouii DNA segment above includes these coding regions:
- a CDS encoding elongation factor G encodes the protein MKVYQTNEIKNIALLGSSGSGKTTLVEAMLFESGVIKRRGSVAAKNTVSDYFPVEQEYGYSVFSTVLHVEWNNKKLNIIDCPGSDDFVGSTVTALNVTDTAIILLNGQYGVEVGTQNHFRYTEKLNKPVIFLVNQLDNEKCDYDNILEQLKEAYGSKVVPIQYPIATGPGFNALIDVLLMKKYSWKPEGGAPTIEDIPAEEMDKAMEMHKALVEAAAENDENLMEKFFEQDSLSEDEMREGIRKGLIARGMFPVFCVCGGKDMGVRRLMEFLGNVVPFVSEMPKVQNTGGKEVAPDVNGPESLYFFKTSVEPHIGEVSYFKVMSGKVHEGDDLLNADRGSKERIAQIYVVAGGNRVKVEELQAGDIGAAVKLKDVKTGNTLNGKDCDYKFNFIKYPNSKYTRAIKPVNEADVEKMMSILNRMREEDPTWVIEQSKELKQTLVHGQGEFHLRTLKWRLENNEKLQVKYEEPKIPYRETITKAARADYRHKKQSGGAGQFGEVHLIVEPYKEGMPIPETYKFNGQEFKITVRGTEEIPLEWGGKLVFVNSIVGGSIDARFLPAIMKGIMSRMEQGPLTGSYARDVRVIVYDGKMHPVDSNEISFMLAGRNAFSEAFKNAGPKILEPIYDVEVFVPSDRMGDVMGDLQGRRAMIMGMSSEKGFEKLVAKVPLKEMSSYSTALSSLTGGRASFIMKFSSYELVPTDVQDKLMKDFEAKQTEE
- the hemW gene encoding radical SAM family heme chaperone HemW; this translates as MAGIYLHIPFCKTRCIYCDFYSTTRSELKTRYVQALCRELAMRKEYLKGEDIATIYFGGGTPSQLEKEDFELIFDTIREHYGLNHCQEITLEANPDDLSQEYLEMLSSLPFNRLSMGIQTFDDATLKLLRRRHNARTAIEAIDRCRKAGFQNISIDLIYGLPGETKERWENDLRQAISLNVEHISAYHLIYEEDTPIYNMLKQHQISEVDEDSSLEFFTLLIEHLQKAGFEHYEISNFCRPGKYSRHNTSYWKGIPYLGCGPSAHSFDGATREWNVSSIDTYIKGIEEGCRAFETEHLDPTTRYNEFIITTIRTVWGAPIEKLKQMFGNEMWEYCQQMAAPYLKNGKLEEYNGALRLTREGIFISDSIMSDLLWVD
- a CDS encoding RNA polymerase sigma-70 factor: MTESEVRKLLRQMKELDSQTAFRDFYNMTYDRLFRIAYYYVKQEEWSQEIVLDVFLKLWKQRSNLLDVRNIEDYCFILVKNASLNYLEKESRHTLIHPDSLPEPQEQSYSPEESLISEELFALYVKALDRLPERCREVFIRIREEKQSYAQVAEELGISMNTVDAQLQKAITRLKEMISRAEID
- a CDS encoding FecR family protein, giving the protein MKYTDTELEEILNKLVASTRSPRGRFSATASYPELEKRLKSHTRCLTLIHTFSAAAAVALLCLSVWTAYLYMQPVTIQTVSTLAETRTVCLPDGSTVTLNHYSSLSYPEKFKSDKREVELNGEAYFEVSKDKKHAFIVQTETIDVQVFGTHFNVDAYHNNPDVKTTLLTGSVAVSNKSKSVRVILEPNEIAIYNKVEEKLTRKVLANAKDEISWRQGEFIFDDLPLQEIARELSNSFGATIHIADTALQNYRITARFRNGEDLATILSVLHNAGYFDYSQNNKQIIITAKPD